A genomic segment from Thiomicrorhabdus aquaedulcis encodes:
- the mnmG gene encoding tRNA uridine-5-carboxymethylaminomethyl(34) synthesis enzyme MnmG → MSVEDSNYDVIVVGGGHAGTEAALASARMGLKTLLLTHNIDTLGQMSCNPAIGGIGKGHLVKEVDALGGAMALATDEAGIQFRTLNASKGPAVRATRAQADRVLYRQAIRTRLENQVNLSIFQQPVEDVLLDGEQIRGVITKMGLKFYANQVVLTVGTFLAGRIHIGLQNYEGGRAGDEPAIRLAARLRELNLPVGRLKTGTPPRIDARTVNFDAMQIQPGDTPLPVFSYMGKVTMHPKQIPCYITYTNAQTHEAIMASLDQSPMYSEQGEIDSIGPRYCPSIEDKVMRFADKDRHQVFIEPEGLTTTELYPNGISTSLPYETQLKIVRSMKGLENAKIMRPGYAIEYDFFDPRGLKPSLETQAIHGLFFAGQINGTTGYEEAAAQGLLAGINAARRAQLKSPWYPRRDEAYIGVLVDDLITMGTNEPYRMFTSRAEYRLILREDNADQRLTPIAREMGLIDDARWMAFESKMEMLALEVQRLKDTWIYPAHHEAKQAEVLMDLPLSKEQTLFDLLKRPNVAYSALATLDMFGEGVQDATVIDQIEIEAKYSGYIERQTQQIEKMKRSESVTIPDDLDLDIVSGLSNEVKQKLRTHKPANLGMASRIQGITPAALSLLLVAIKNGARKEASRCPLWYNKPSSKKA, encoded by the coding sequence ATGAGCGTAGAAGATTCAAATTACGATGTGATTGTCGTAGGCGGTGGCCATGCAGGTACCGAGGCCGCCCTAGCATCTGCGCGCATGGGGTTAAAGACCCTTTTGCTCACCCACAACATAGATACGTTGGGGCAAATGTCTTGTAACCCAGCCATTGGCGGCATTGGTAAAGGCCACTTGGTTAAAGAGGTCGATGCGCTGGGTGGTGCAATGGCTTTGGCAACCGACGAAGCGGGCATTCAATTTAGAACCTTAAACGCCTCAAAAGGTCCGGCCGTACGCGCAACCCGCGCTCAGGCCGATCGTGTTTTATATCGTCAAGCCATTCGTACTCGTTTAGAAAACCAAGTTAATTTATCCATTTTTCAGCAACCCGTCGAAGACGTGCTGTTGGACGGCGAACAAATTCGCGGCGTGATTACCAAAATGGGACTCAAGTTTTACGCAAATCAGGTGGTGTTAACCGTAGGCACGTTTTTAGCCGGTCGCATTCACATTGGGTTGCAAAATTACGAAGGTGGCCGTGCCGGTGATGAGCCAGCAATTCGTCTAGCCGCGCGTTTAAGAGAATTAAACTTACCGGTGGGTCGTTTAAAAACCGGTACACCGCCGCGTATTGATGCGCGCACGGTAAATTTTGATGCCATGCAGATTCAACCTGGCGACACGCCATTACCGGTTTTCTCGTACATGGGCAAAGTGACCATGCACCCTAAGCAAATTCCTTGTTACATTACCTACACCAACGCTCAAACTCATGAAGCGATTATGGCTTCCTTAGACCAATCGCCCATGTATTCCGAGCAAGGTGAAATTGACAGCATTGGGCCGCGTTATTGTCCATCCATTGAAGACAAAGTGATGCGCTTTGCCGACAAAGACCGTCACCAGGTGTTTATTGAGCCAGAGGGGTTAACCACCACAGAGCTCTATCCCAATGGTATTTCGACCAGTCTTCCGTACGAAACACAGTTAAAGATTGTGCGTTCCATGAAAGGCCTAGAAAACGCTAAAATCATGCGTCCAGGCTACGCGATTGAGTACGATTTTTTTGATCCGCGTGGTTTAAAGCCCAGTTTAGAAACTCAAGCCATTCATGGCCTGTTTTTTGCCGGACAAATTAACGGCACAACGGGTTACGAAGAAGCCGCGGCACAGGGTTTATTAGCCGGTATTAACGCAGCGCGGCGTGCGCAGTTAAAGTCACCGTGGTATCCACGTCGTGATGAAGCCTATATTGGCGTATTGGTCGACGATTTAATCACCATGGGCACCAATGAACCGTACCGCATGTTTACCTCGCGCGCAGAGTACCGTCTAATACTGCGCGAAGACAACGCCGATCAGCGTCTTACCCCAATAGCGCGCGAAATGGGCTTGATTGACGACGCACGCTGGATGGCCTTTGAAAGCAAAATGGAAATGTTGGCGTTAGAAGTCCAGCGTTTAAAAGACACCTGGATTTACCCCGCACACCATGAGGCCAAACAAGCCGAAGTGTTAATGGATTTGCCGCTTAGCAAAGAACAAACATTGTTTGATCTGCTAAAACGCCCCAATGTCGCTTACAGTGCCTTGGCGACGCTGGATATGTTTGGCGAGGGCGTACAGGATGCCACGGTGATTGACCAAATTGAAATTGAAGCCAAATATTCAGGCTACATAGAGCGTCAAACCCAGCAGATTGAAAAAATGAAACGCTCCGAATCGGTGACAATTCCAGACGATTTAGACTTGGACATCGTGTCGGGTCTGTCGAATGAAGTAAAACAAAAATTACGCACCCATAAGCCGGCTAATTTAGGCATGGCAAGTCGCATTCAGGGCATCACCCCAGCCGCACTTTCACTGTTATTGGTGGCCATTAAAAATGGCGCTCGCAAGGAGGCAAGTAGATGTCCTCTTTGGTACAACAAGCCGAGCTCGAAAAAGGCTTAA
- the queF gene encoding NADPH-dependent 7-cyano-7-deazaguanine reductase QueF (Catalyzes the NADPH-dependent reduction of 7-cyano-7-deazaguanine (preQ0) to 7-aminomethyl-7-deazaguanine (preQ1) in queuosine biosynthesis): MINTANQSLLGKDSPYCSVYNPDLLFAIPRQEKRDELGFDLKTLPFSGVDVWTAYEISWLNLKGKPNAMVAEFTFSANAPFLVESKSFKLYLNSFNGSRFESAEQVKGLMVKDLSGCSGKPVLIEFIALNNPKLSVNVLPGNNIDDLDIEIDEYTVNANLLRIDNSAKVVEETLNSHLLKSNCLVTSQPDWGSVVIHYVGKPIEQEGLLKYLISFREHNEFHEQCVERIFTDLIAHCQPQKLTVYARYVRRGGLDINPFRSNFEAPYLMSRLSRQ; the protein is encoded by the coding sequence ATGATTAATACCGCTAATCAGAGTTTACTGGGTAAAGACTCACCTTACTGTTCTGTGTACAACCCAGATTTGTTATTTGCCATACCCAGACAAGAAAAACGTGACGAGTTAGGTTTTGATCTGAAAACGTTACCCTTTTCAGGTGTCGACGTTTGGACTGCTTATGAAATTTCATGGTTAAATTTAAAGGGTAAGCCCAATGCGATGGTGGCCGAATTTACTTTTTCAGCCAACGCACCTTTTTTGGTGGAGTCTAAATCGTTCAAGCTGTATCTTAATTCCTTTAATGGCAGCCGATTTGAGTCTGCTGAACAGGTAAAAGGATTGATGGTCAAGGATCTTTCCGGTTGTTCTGGCAAGCCTGTATTGATTGAATTTATCGCTTTGAACAACCCAAAACTGTCTGTTAATGTACTGCCTGGTAACAACATAGACGATTTAGACATAGAGATTGATGAATACACTGTTAACGCCAATTTACTCAGGATTGATAATAGCGCAAAGGTTGTGGAAGAAACCCTGAACAGCCATTTGCTAAAATCCAATTGTTTAGTGACCTCTCAACCTGATTGGGGTTCTGTGGTGATTCATTATGTTGGTAAGCCCATTGAGCAAGAAGGTTTGTTGAAGTATTTAATCTCTTTTCGAGAACACAATGAGTTTCATGAACAATGCGTCGAACGCATTTTTACCGATTTGATCGCGCATTGTCAGCCGCAAAAGCTGACGGTGTACGCGCGTTATGTTAGACGAGGTGGTTTGGACATAAACCCATTTCGATCTAACTTTGAAGCGCCATATCTTATGTCCCGCTTGTCTCGGCAGTAA